The Echinicola jeungdonensis genome segment AGATTACCAATTTCCTAAAGTATCATTTTGTGCCTAGAAATACCATCGTACCGGATGGTAAAAAGATTGTAAGTGCAAACGGGTCTGATTTCCCAACGCTCTATACAACTGTAGATGGTGAAACCAAAGAAGTGGTGATTGATAACAGCGCCGATGGGTTCCAGGAGCCTTACACTATGACCGTAACTGACCTTAATGGGAATGTAGCCAATGTGAACATTGAAAATAGCAATGTTTTGGCAAGTTATGCGGTGCTTCATGAAATCGATCGCGTTTTAGAATCTAATTAACCCAAACGCCGTAGGCATGCCTTCGGCATAACCAAAATATTTCTTATGCAAAATTTTACAAAGAAACTGTTGTGGTTTGTCATGGGGCTGACCTTGATAAGCACAGGTGTGATGGGCCAGCAAAAAGCCCAATCCCTGGAAATTGTCAAAGGGCAGGTGATTGACAAAGAAGAAGGTACCACCATCATTGGTGCCACTGTGGTGGAAGTGGATCAAGATGAAAGGACTTTAGGTGGTGTGGCCACAGACGTAAATGGTAATTTTACTCTTAGGGTAAGAAGTAAACAAAATATGCTTCGGGTTTCCGTGATCGGATACAAGACCCAAACCATTCCAATCAATGGCCGTTCTGAGATCAATGTTCAAATGGAATTTGATGTCAGTGAACTGGATATGGCCGAGGTGACCGCTGAAAGGCCTATCGACCAAGGCTTGGTAAAAATTGACGAAAGGGATCTGACTTCTTCTGCCACAAGGGTGGATGCTGAGATGTTGGAAGAAATGTCCGCCTTATCCATTGACCAGGCACTGCAAGGAAGAATGGCCGGGGTGGATATCGTATCCAATTCCGGTGACCCGGGTGCAGGGATGTCTATCCGGATCAGGGGTACATCTTCCATCAATGGTAGATCAGAGCCTTTGATCGTGGTGGATGGAATTCCATTCCAAACAGAGACTTCTAATTTTGACTTTGCTAATGCCAACCAACAGGAATATGCCCAATTGTTGAATGTGGCCCCTTCAGACATTGAGTCCATTACCGTTTTAAGGGATGCTGCTGCAACTGCCCTTTGGGGTACCCGGGGTTCCAATGGGGTATTGGTGATTACCACAAAAAGAGGCTCAAAAGGAAAGCCAACAATTACCTATAGCTTTAGAGGTGCTGTGACTAAGCAGCCTGAACAAATCCCAATGTTAAATGGGGACCAATATTCTACCCTTATAGCCGAAGGTTATATGAATAGTTTTGGGGTCCCACTGAATATTAATGCCAATAAGGAGTTTTCTTATGATCCCAGGGATCCGTACTATTTTCATAACTACAGTAATAATACGGACTGGATCAATGAAATCACCCAATTGGGACATATGACTGACCATAACATCGCCATTTCCGGTGGTGGTGAGAAAACCAGGTATAGGGTTTCGGTTAATAAAAATGGGTCTGTTGGTACAACTAAGGGAACCGGTTTTGACCGTTTGGCCACTAGGATGAGTTTGGATTATTTGGTTTCCAAAAAGATCAAAATTCAAACCGATCTGGCCTATACTAATTCAAAAACTATAAGAAACTGGGTAGATGGTAATAGCAATAGGGACAATGTAAGAGGGGTAGCTTATGTGAAGATGCCCAATATGGCTGTTTATGAACATGATATTTTCGGTAATCAAACACCAAATTATTTCTCTCCGGAATCGAATATTCAAGGAGCTTTTTCTGGAACTTACAATCCTCTTGCAATGGCTGAAGAAGCCACTAATACTACTGTAAGTAACAGGATTATTCCAAAATTTACTTTACAATATCATATCCGTCCGGATTTGATGTTCCAGTCTGATGTGGCTTTTGATATCATTAATACTGATCAGGAAACATTCCTGCCTCAGGTGGCCACTGGTTTGCCTTTGAACAATACCAATGTCAATAGGGCTTCCAATACTTATTCAGATCGATTGATTACTCAAACTTTCAGTAAGTTGTATTATACCCCAGATTTGGGTGAAGACCATAGCTTAATGGGATTACTGATGTTTACAACCTATGAAACCAGGGGGGACGGGTTTGGAGTGACTACAACCAATGCTCCTTCCAGTAATTTGCAGGATCCATCAGGCATATCCCGGACAGACAATATCGGTCTTGGTTCCTCTACTGATCAATCCAGATCTATTGGAATGTTGGCCAATGCACAATATGGTTATTTAGACCGCTATATTATCAATGCCTCTATCCGTAGGGATGGGAGCTCGAAATTTGGTAAAAATCATCGGTTTGGGGTTTTCCCAAGTATTTCCGGTAGATGGAGGATTTCCGGAGAACCTTTTATGCAGGATGTCAATTGGGTCAATGAATTAAGTTTAAGGGCCAGTTATGGATCCAGTGGCAATACACCAAGATCCAATTATGCCCACTTCAGTACCTTCTCCTCCCTCAACTGGAATTATTTGGGTGAAACCGGTGTAGTGCCCAATAACCTTGAGCTAACCAATTATAAATGGGAGGAAGTCCATCAGACCAACTTTGGTTTGAACTTGGAAATGTTTGAAAACCGCGTAATTATAGGGGTGGATGTATATCGCAAGCGGACCAAGGACTTG includes the following:
- a CDS encoding SusC/RagA family TonB-linked outer membrane protein; this translates as MQNFTKKLLWFVMGLTLISTGVMGQQKAQSLEIVKGQVIDKEEGTTIIGATVVEVDQDERTLGGVATDVNGNFTLRVRSKQNMLRVSVIGYKTQTIPINGRSEINVQMEFDVSELDMAEVTAERPIDQGLVKIDERDLTSSATRVDAEMLEEMSALSIDQALQGRMAGVDIVSNSGDPGAGMSIRIRGTSSINGRSEPLIVVDGIPFQTETSNFDFANANQQEYAQLLNVAPSDIESITVLRDAAATALWGTRGSNGVLVITTKRGSKGKPTITYSFRGAVTKQPEQIPMLNGDQYSTLIAEGYMNSFGVPLNINANKEFSYDPRDPYYFHNYSNNTDWINEITQLGHMTDHNIAISGGGEKTRYRVSVNKNGSVGTTKGTGFDRLATRMSLDYLVSKKIKIQTDLAYTNSKTIRNWVDGNSNRDNVRGVAYVKMPNMAVYEHDIFGNQTPNYFSPESNIQGAFSGTYNPLAMAEEATNTTVSNRIIPKFTLQYHIRPDLMFQSDVAFDIINTDQETFLPQVATGLPLNNTNVNRASNTYSDRLITQTFSKLYYTPDLGEDHSLMGLLMFTTYETRGDGFGVTTTNAPSSNLQDPSGISRTDNIGLGSSTDQSRSIGMLANAQYGYLDRYIINASIRRDGSSKFGKNHRFGVFPSISGRWRISGEPFMQDVNWVNELSLRASYGSSGNTPRSNYAHFSTFSSLNWNYLGETGVVPNNLELTNYKWEEVHQTNFGLNLEMFENRVIIGVDVYRKRTKDLFLDNLRIPSTSGFNAVDMNIGTMDNRGFELSVFTTPYQTKDLRVDFDFNVARNENIVQSISDLYQTDNLEGMQSNGNYFVTIQEGNPLGSFYGYKYKGVYTDGEATIARDANGNVITGPNGDVVPMMFNYPITSYEFQAGDAMYEDINHDGNIDYRDIVWLGDANPKLTGGFGPRVTYKNLQVSGYFNFRLGVDIVNSTKMGTENMYSYDNQNAAVLNRWRKPGDETDMPRAMLFRGYNWLGSDRYVEDGSFLRFRTLTVRYNMPEPFLDKANLKDLSFYVTTENLFTWTQYTGQDPEVGLTSSNANRLFQIGYDNARTPPTSTVTLGINARF